In a genomic window of Callithrix jacchus isolate 240 chromosome 22, calJac240_pri, whole genome shotgun sequence:
- the LOC128930549 gene encoding uncharacterized protein LOC128930549, which produces MSVAAGGAGCAPAVRPGSGCSGRRAAAPLSRRGSAAPGAAAAASRARPRPLPAPPPRAPGPGAPRAPLPARPAPLPAPPRRPPPRSPAPPLLSNGGDAGGGRGSAAAEAPAPPAAAARAPCAPPRGGTRAPGEACGSPPRPASPGPARRGDLGPGAPPPRAAAPATRPSLAAGLASVSPSVRERDPAAQVEAAGPAVARPGRVPGTYSVTLALAGRWFSPGLSFLFCRKAAVMPPSSGKPFFGHLYGGPVCQARLLQGPGVGGGGTRPLPW; this is translated from the coding sequence ATGTCAGTCGCGGCGGGGGGCGCGGGCTGCGCCCCGGCTGTGCGCCCCGGCTCGGGCTGCTCGGGGCGCCGGGCGGCCGCGCCTTTGTCCCGGCGCGGATCGGCAGCTCCcggggccgccgccgccgcctcccgcGCCCGGCCTCGCCCGCTTCCTGCGCCCCCTCCCCGCGCGCCCGGCCCCGGCGCGCCCCGGGCCCCGCTTCCTGCGCGCCCggcgcccctccccgcccctccccgccgccCGCCTCCCCGCTCCCCGGCCCCACCGCTATTGTCTAATGGCGGCGACGCCGGCGGTGGCCGCGGCTCGGCTGCTGCGGAGGCTCCGGCTCCACCTGCCGCCGCCGCCCGTGCCCCGTGCGCGCCGCCGAGGGGGGGGACGCGCGCGCCCGGGGAGGCCTGCGGATCCCCACCCCGGCCCGCCTCCCCGGGGCCCGCCCGCCGCGGTGACCTTGGGCCCGGCGCGCCCCCGCCCCGGGCCGCGGCCCCCGCCACCCGCCCCAGCCTGGCGGCCGGCctggcctcggtttccccatctgtcaGAGAAAGGGACCCGGCTGCCCAGGTCGAAGCCGCCGGCCCTGCGGTGGCACGACCTGGACGCGTGCCAGGGACGTATTCTGTGACCTTGGCTCTGGCTGGGCGGTGGTTCTcgccgggcctcagtttcctcttctgcagaAAGGCAGCGGTCATGCCGCCTTCCTCAGGGAAGCCATTCTTTGGACACCTTTATGGAGGGCCTGTGTGCCAGGCCCGGCTGCTCCagggccctggggtgggtggggggggtaCAAGGCCCCTGCCCTGGTGA